In one window of Macrotis lagotis isolate mMagLag1 chromosome 5, bilby.v1.9.chrom.fasta, whole genome shotgun sequence DNA:
- the LOC141489206 gene encoding uncharacterized protein LOC141489206: protein MVPKILEVLLLLLLLLLLPPGNSDKPGRWDELQAQEITPGSRRHVVHSEEEHRLEGETFSVSCSYNPQEHENRFMNWCKKISNGESCWISCLLASSKFSLLGKDYFYSFDSKRNIFTITMYELKINDSGVYECKILTPPKEVPDILRRFHLVVSPVQSQRPVKPTSEVTSDSQVPNSSSNKFIILGVVFSCLLLLVFLVVGIICFKNIYKKARKGDDSEKQGEKSKGSTMKMESEMNADNIHYATVSTKNRRALNNAKIHIPAEDIEYATIK, encoded by the exons ATGGTCCCCAAAATCCTAgaggtgctgctgctgctgctgctgctgctgctgttgccaCCAGGAAACTCAG ACAAGCCAGGGAGATGGGATGAGCTCCAGGCCCAGGAGATCACTCCAGGTTCCAGGAGACATGTAGTTCATTCTGAGGAAGAACATAGACTGGAAGGGGAGACATTCAGTGTGAGCTGCTCCTACAACCCTCAGGAACATGAAAATAGATTCATGAATTGGTGTAAAAAGATAAGTAATGGAGAGTCCTGCTGGATATCATGTTTATTAGCAAGCTCCAAGTTTTCACTATTAGGCAAGGATTACTTCTACTCTTTTGACAGCAAGAGAAACATCTTCACTATCACAATGTATGAGCTCAAAATAAATGATTCAGGTGTCTATGAGTGTAAGATCCTTACACCACCTAAAGAGGTACCAGACATTCTCAGGAGATTCCATCTGGTGGTGTCCCCAG TTCAATCACAGAGACCAGTGAAACCTACCTCAGAAGTCACTTCTGATAGCCAGGTTCCCAACAG tTCCTCAAACAAGTTCATCATTTTGGGTGTGGTTTTTTCTTGCCTACTCTTATTGGTGTTCCTTGTTGTGGGCATCATTTGTTTCAAGAATATCTataagaaagcaaggaaag GTGATGACTCTGAGAAACAAGGAGAGAAGTCAAA GGGCTCTACCATGAAGATGGAGAGTGAAATGAATGCTGACAACATCCATTATGCCACAGTGTCCACCAAAAACCGCAGAGCATTGAACAATGCCAAAATTCATATTCCTGCTGAAGATATTGAATATGCCACCATAAAATAA